GGCGCCGGAGGGCTGCTGGCCATTGCGGGCGAGCAGATGGGTGATGGTTTCGCGCAAGACCGGCTCGATCGGGCGCGGCGAATAGCCGAGCTCGGTGCGCGCCTTGCCGATCGAGAGATCGCTCGCGGCGAGCGCGATGCGCACGCCCTCGGCGGTGCCGTTGGGCGGCCGATGGGTGATGTGATCGGAGATGGATTCGAGCATGATCGCCGAGAGCTCGGCGATCTTGCCGGGCACGACCACCGGAAACTGCCGGCGGCCGCTCATCGCCGACATCATCCGCAGGATGCGGCCGAGCGGGACGCAGTCGCCGCCGAGGATGTAGCGCTGGCCGATGCGGCCGCGCTCCATGGTCAGGACGAGGCCCATGGCGACGTCGCGGACATCGACGAGATTGACCAGGAAGTTGAGATGCGGCTGCACCTTCTTCTGGAGGAAGTACCAGAGCATCGCGGTCGGCGGCGTCAGATTGTGGTCGGCGGCGCCGATCGGCATGGTCGGCGTGCCGATGACCAGCGGGAAGCCGCTGGCCGCGGCCTTCGCCGCAAAATGCTCGGCGAGCGACTTCGAGCGCGTATAGGCGCCGGGCATCGCATCGGCCGGCTGCAGCGCCTCCTCGGCGGCGACGCCGTTGAGGTCGGAATAGGGGAACAGGATCGATTCCGTCGAGCAGTGCAGGAAGCGCGACACGCCACGCTTCATCGCGGCTGCGAGCACCACCTCGGTGCCGCGGCAATTGACGTCGTGAAAATCCTGCTTGTTGGCGACCCACATGCCGGGCAGGCCGGCGAGGTGATAGACCTGATCGACGCCTGCGACGGCAGCGTCGACCGCGGCGACGTCCAGCACCGAGCCATGGACATATTCAACCTCGGCGTTCGCCGCGGCCGGCGCACGGACATCGAGAACGCGTACCCGCTGCGCACGGGCGCGGAGCGCTTCTACGAGGTGATGTCCGATGAAGCCGCTGCCACCGGTAACCAGTACGAGAGCCATGCAGAA
This is a stretch of genomic DNA from Bradyrhizobium sp. CB2312. It encodes these proteins:
- a CDS encoding NAD-dependent epimerase/dehydratase family protein, with the protein product MALVLVTGGSGFIGHHLVEALRARAQRVRVLDVRAPAAANAEVEYVHGSVLDVAAVDAAVAGVDQVYHLAGLPGMWVANKQDFHDVNCRGTEVVLAAAMKRGVSRFLHCSTESILFPYSDLNGVAAEEALQPADAMPGAYTRSKSLAEHFAAKAAASGFPLVIGTPTMPIGAADHNLTPPTAMLWYFLQKKVQPHLNFLVNLVDVRDVAMGLVLTMERGRIGQRYILGGDCVPLGRILRMMSAMSGRRQFPVVVPGKIAELSAIMLESISDHITHRPPNGTAEGVRIALAASDLSIGKARTELGYSPRPIEPVLRETITHLLARNGQQPSGAIEHHALSSRAS